The following coding sequences are from one Aliarcobacter skirrowii CCUG 10374 window:
- a CDS encoding phospholipase D-like domain-containing protein produces the protein MKKIIFLLLFVGSLVANDIFVLPKDSKKLEDRLSYEILNAKKDIFIAMYNFSYKKIANDLINSSKNGVKITVLLDKSKVEDDSEVYNLLKSNDINVVFKDSVKKMHLKTILIDNRLAMIGSMNFTKKSFKENLDIVYFSNDDVLISKLKEIRANFK, from the coding sequence ATGAAAAAAATTATATTTTTACTTTTATTTGTAGGCTCTTTAGTAGCAAATGATATTTTTGTGCTTCCAAAAGATTCAAAAAAGTTAGAAGATAGATTGTCTTATGAGATTTTAAATGCAAAAAAAGATATTTTTATTGCAATGTATAACTTCTCTTATAAAAAAATAGCAAATGATTTAATAAATTCTTCAAAAAATGGTGTAAAAATCACTGTTTTACTCGACAAGAGTAAAGTAGAGGATGATAGTGAAGTTTATAATCTATTAAAATCAAATGATATTAATGTTGTTTTTAAAGATAGTGTAAAAAAGATGCATCTAAAAACAATTCTTATTGATAACAGATTGGCTATGATAGGTAGTATGAATTTTACAAAAAAGTCATTTAAAGAGAATCTTGATATTGTATATTTTTCAAATGATGATGTTTTAATCTCAAAATTAAAAGAGATTAGAGCAAATTTTAAATAG
- a CDS encoding M48 family metallopeptidase, whose product MLEIFIGLYCLYFAFTIYTSFMQIGFVKDSMKNKALILEQNSYIEAGNYAVDKEKLSISSSFADFVIFIFWIGFGLKYLDSLIQTDSYILKAVLFINSFIIVNWILTLPFDIYKTFKLDKKYGFSTITPALYIKDTIKSAILTFVFGSIVVAGISYIILNFPSWWIFGFIFVFAVIILINMLYPLIRDKMFDKFEKLKDSELEAKIENLLKEVGFRSSGVFSVDASKRDNRLNAYFGGLGSTKRVVLFDTLVQKLSHNELLAVLGHELGHFKNKDILKNIGIMGFIMFIFFAIFGNLNDELFLKLGLNNEPYSIIAIFLIFSTALSFFLMPLISLISRHNEYAADEFGSNLSSKEDLVNALLKLANENKSFPHSHKLYMFFYYSHPPLIERFKELGYDVEKKEFIN is encoded by the coding sequence GTGTTAGAAATTTTTATTGGTTTGTATTGTTTATATTTTGCTTTTACAATTTATACATCATTTATGCAAATTGGATTTGTAAAAGATAGTATGAAAAATAAAGCTTTGATTTTAGAGCAAAACTCTTATATTGAAGCTGGAAACTATGCAGTTGATAAAGAGAAATTGTCAATTTCTAGTTCATTTGCTGATTTTGTTATATTTATTTTTTGGATTGGTTTTGGTCTTAAATATTTAGACTCATTAATTCAAACAGACTCTTATATATTAAAAGCTGTTTTATTTATAAATTCTTTTATTATTGTAAATTGGATTTTAACTCTGCCTTTTGATATTTATAAAACTTTTAAGTTAGATAAAAAGTATGGATTTTCAACTATAACTCCTGCTTTATATATAAAAGATACCATAAAGTCAGCTATTTTAACTTTTGTTTTTGGTTCAATTGTTGTTGCTGGAATTTCATATATTATTTTAAATTTTCCATCTTGGTGGATATTTGGATTTATATTTGTTTTTGCTGTTATTATTTTAATAAATATGCTTTATCCTTTAATTAGAGATAAGATGTTTGATAAATTTGAGAAATTAAAAGATAGTGAGCTTGAAGCAAAAATTGAGAATCTTCTAAAAGAGGTTGGTTTTAGAAGTAGTGGAGTTTTTAGTGTTGATGCTAGCAAAAGAGATAATAGATTAAATGCTTATTTTGGTGGACTTGGAAGTACAAAAAGAGTTGTTTTATTTGATACTTTAGTGCAAAAACTATCTCATAATGAACTACTTGCAGTTTTAGGACATGAGTTGGGGCATTTTAAAAACAAAGATATTTTAAAAAATATTGGAATTATGGGATTTATTATGTTTATTTTTTTTGCCATATTTGGAAATTTAAATGATGAGTTATTTTTAAAACTTGGATTAAATAATGAGCCATATTCAATTATTGCAATATTTTTAATATTTTCAACAGCTTTAAGCTTTTTTTTAATGCCTTTAATCTCACTAATTTCAAGACACAATGAGTACGCTGCAGATGAATTTGGATCAAACTTATCTAGCAAAGAGGATTTGGTAAATGCTTTATTAAAATTAGCAAATGAGAATAAAAGTTTTCCTCACTCTCACAAGCTTTATATGTTTTTCTACTACTCTCATCCACCTTTAATTGAGAGATTCAAAGAGCTTGGATATGATGTAGAAAAGAAAGAGTTTATAAATTAA